The Sardina pilchardus chromosome 24, fSarPil1.1, whole genome shotgun sequence nucleotide sequence CTCAAAGGGAAAATATGCGTCTATtccgaaaataaacaaacacgcttTTATTTTGCAACTTGTGTTCGCGGTTCTCATCCCTCAGTCACGCCATtctaaagtgaaagtgtgtgtaagCGCAGGTGCGTCAGAGGACAGGGGTGTCACAGCTGGTATAGTTAAACTTTGACaattactgttttcaaaacGAGTGAATTAGTACAGCAGCgtgttttcttctaatattgCAAACGTTATCACTACAAGACCGCTAACCTTATGTTGCCGTCTTGAGTTATACGTAAAAATAGACGTAGCATAGGCTACAACGAGATTCTGTGATGaagaattcattcattttgaacaATTTATGGTGTAAACGGTGGAGCGAATTCAGACAACTTTAACAGAGAACttcatcagtatatcaaaggctatgtAAATAAAAGATGAATGGCTCCTTAACTGGCATGTGCCATTCTACAAAAGCAATGATGATTGGCATGCTGAAATCTTTCAAAGAAACGTTCTATTCATCTAATATTCCCTCCTACAGGGCACAGTTTAACATGCAATGTGAATGAATACTGTTTTCACAACATTGTTAGTTGAGCAAAATAATCTTCAAGTAGCTTAGGCTGCAGGTTAAACATTTCAGATCAACTTTACAAATGCAAgcttaatgtaggctagtttatAGGTTATGATTTGTTCCAATAGCCTATCTTGTCATACTTACTTcagtagtatatactgtatatgcctaTATGCTAATAGGTTTCCATAAGGCCTATGACCTCTTCAAAAGCCTGATAATTCAGGCTCAGATATTGCCTTTGTTTTAAGGCCTGAACCatgttcaaataataataaaaagacttTTGTAGATTGCACACACCCAAATTATATTTTATGGTGAAGAGTAGCCTTTAGTAATTTGTATGATATTCTTTAATTAATatgcacccctccacccacccacccccacagacacagacacacacacacagacacacacacacacacacacacacacacacacacacacacactcgtacacatatacatactgtatacacatacagaatgtaAGTTGGAGGATCCGGGGGTCCGAAATTTGGTCGTCGTCgtcggcgggggggggggggggggggggcttagtaCTCATAAAATTCTTTCAAGGTTGGcaggtctgggtgtgtgtgtgtgtgtgtgtgttcaaatgttgccaCAATATCCGACTTCTGTCAATAGTGTCATGGAACTAGAACTTGTTATAATGTGAGAATGTGTAGCGTTTCTGCGTAAGGACCAAACATGTTAGTAGGAGCATCCCTCattctgtgtgtaaatgtctgttgtgcatgtgtacagtttgacaccctctctccctctctctgtccggtACAGGCCAGAGGCAGGCATGGGTCCTGATGGGGCCATGGGCCCGGGCTCTGCTCAGCCCAACATGATACCTCCCAATGCCGACACGGGGATGTACTCACCTAACCGGCCCCCACACCAGCAGAGGTGAGtgatgcgtgcgcacacacacgcaccgcaaccacacatacgcacacaaccacacacacacacacacacacacacacacacacacacacacacacacacacacacacacacacacacacacacacacacacacacacacacacacacacatacatacttcaaccacatacacacatacacctcaagcacatacacacatacacctcaaccacatacacacgtacacttaaaccacactcacacatacacacatacacctcaacaacacacacatatactctctcacacacacacacacacacacacacacacctcaagttCACACGAGAAACATGACTTGCCTCAGCCATTGAAAGAGATGTTCTATTGTCAGTTGTTGTGTTGGGCTGTCAATTCTAGTATAAAGCAAAATAAACGCACTCTCGAATAAATCTTGGTATTTTATTGACTTGAAAGCATGAACCAAGACGGACACGTTTCGGCTAACAGCCGTCCTCCTGGTCCTGGGCTGTCAATTCTAGACATCTGGAAATGTATAGATGTATACAGCATTGTGATCATCTCTCCAAAAATACTATCAAAGCATATGAGACTGCATGCTGATGATTAACACTAAGCTTGAACAAGGACTATCAGATAAGGCTATTTTGAAAGcttttgaaagtgtgtgcaagtgcTTATTTTCTTGTGCACGGCTGTCCTAGAGGCTCAGACTCTGTGTCATAGCCAAGGCTGTGTAAATGTTGTTCTCCGTGTggtatttttcttttaaaagtgTTGTGTTTATCTGGAGTGTTCATGGTCTAACCCCTGGAGTCCTCCTTCTGCAGGCATGATTCCTATGGTAATCAGTACCCTGGCCAAGGCCCGCCCCCTGGTGGCCCATACCCAAATCAGCAGCCGGGAATGTATCCACAGCAACAGCCGGTGAGTGACACCTCAAGTAACTCATGTCCCTGTAATGCTTATTGCCAGTTGTGTAATTCACTTAGGGTGCTTTTAAAAGTTTTATGAAGGCATTCAGAAAAGCTAGCAGGCACTTGTGTTGATTACAGCCTAGTCATTTAAGATGGCTGGTTACACCTGAATACCCCAGAATACCTTATATTATCCTATTAAATGAGTGGTGGTGTTTGGGCTCTCATTGTAGTTACATCAGTATGAAATCTTATCATTTCGTTATAGTATTGTCATACTACTATTGTTACATTGTGCTGTAATACAATGCATATAATTTTCATGGCCTTTTGCCGTGATCTTTTCTGtctgctttagtgttgcttgaTTGGCTTGATTGCTTGCATTGTTCCTTGCTTGTAAGTGGCCTTGGATGAGTCCTCTGCCTGAATGACTTATTGGACAGTGCAGTGTAGTTTTGTGCCTTGTTCCTGActggatatttgtgtgtgtgtgtgtgttctgagcagAACTACAAGCGGCCAGTGGACGGAGGCTACGGCCCCCCGGCGAAGCGGCACGAAGGCGAGATGTACAACGTGCCGTTCAGCGGCGGGCAGCAGCAACAGCCTCCCCAGGGACCTCCCCAGggcccccccaatgccccccagTCCCAGCAGGAGATGTTCAACCAGTACAACCAGTTCCCAGGCTCCGAGCGCCGGCCCGGGGGACCACAGAACCAGTTCCCCTTCCCCTTCGGACGGGAGCGGGGTCCACCGACTggcggcagcagcggtggtggaggagggggtggccCGAACGCCCAGCCTTCGATGCCCCCTCAGATGATGTCTTCTGGGCCCGACGGCCCGCAGGGTGCCATGTGGCAGGGGCGTAACGACATGAGTTACCCCAACTACCCCAACCGGCAAGGCCCGCCAGGCATGCCAGGGCAAGGCCCGGGGTACCACGGGATGAACCGCTCGGAGGACATGATGCCGTCGGAGCAGCGCATGAACCACGAGGGCCAGTGGCCTCCCCACATGAGCCAGCGCCAGCCCCCGTACGGGCCCGGAGGCGCCGGACCGCCCGTCTCGCGCTCCCTGCAGCCCAGCTtccagaaccagaaccacaTTCCGCAGGTGTCCAGCCCGGCGCCCATGCCTCGGCCCATGGAGAGCCGGACGTCGCCCGGCAAGTCCCCCTACATGCACCCGGGGCCGGCCAGCATGAAGATCCAGAAGGCCGGGCCCCCCGTGCCCGCCTCTCACATCGCACAGCCCCCCGCGCAGCCGCCACTCATCAGGAGAGACGTGGCGTTCCCGCCTGGATCCATAGAGGCCACCCAACCGGTCCTCAAGCCACGCCGCAGGCTCACCACCAAAGACATCGGTACGGGAGCTCGCTGGAGCTGCTTGGGACTTCTCCTGGGTGGTGGATTATAGTGTGGGGCGGAATGGTGCATTATTGTATAATCAAGAGAGATCCAAACCTTGGACCTTTTCATTAAGCATCGTCTTTGACACAATATTTGAAAAGTTTGAAAGTTAGTTGGTCAGTTGCTGTGCCACGTGTTCTAGTAATACTTCACCATTGTTGATGTTTAGTGGTGGTACCTACGCAGAGCTAGAAGACCTGAGAGGTTTGGTCATTTCCTTGTTTTTCTATACGTCgttaacacacatttgttttgctgtttccCAACAGGAACACCAGAGGCGTGGAGAGTGATGATGTCACTGAAGTCCGGCCTGTTAGCTGAGAGCACGTGGGCCCTGGACACCATCAACATTCTACTGTATGACGACAACAGCATCACTACCTTCAACCTCTGCCAGGTGTGCAGCTCTCACCACCTACAACAAATCCCTTATTTCCCAAATATTAGTCGCgatttatacattgatttttgctacatttcttcagctatttTTTTCTGAGGATCAGTGTATTTTTACATGGTCTGTGGAATGTAATGGAAAACACTTAGAGTTATTGAGGGAATGAACTCTATTGTCAAAAAGCATTCTCAAAACCTAACCTGACACATGAGATATCCGCAGTCATGTTTGTGTGACACTGATCTCTTGTCTCTTGCTGCAGCTTCCTGGTTTCCTGGAGCTGGTGGTGGAGTATTTCCGGCACTGTCTCATCGAGATCTTCGGCATCCTGAAGGAGTACGAGGTGGGAGACCCGGGCCAGCGCACCCTCATTGACCCCAACGCCGCCGACCCCGACCTCTCGGACAACGAGCTGGAGGACATGGAGGAcctggacgaggacgaggaggaggaagaggacgatgtgcgagaggagaagagcagcgcTGCTGACGTCACGTCAACAGAAGTCGAGGTCAAACAGGAGAAGGACGAGTCCGAAAATGACGACGCGCacgaaaagaaagaggaaatcGAGACGCCGTCATTGCCATCATCGACGTCGTCATCGTCGTCCAAAGAGCCCCGCGCGTCCAGCCCCTCAGCCCAGGACGGCAACACTACTCAGGAGAGGCCCAAGCAGGCCAGCAAGTTTGACAAGCGCCCCATCAAGGTGGTGCGGAAGAGAAACCCGTTCGCCGCCAGCCGGGCCTCCAAGCTCGGCCATCGGCAGTCGTTCGACAGCGGCCTCCTCCACTGGAGCGCCGGGGGCGGGGACACCACTGACCACATCCAGACGCACTTCGAGATCAGGTCCGACCCGCTGGCGTCACGGAAACGGCCAAACGCCTGTGCCGGTCAGAAGCGGAAGAGAGTGACCGAGAACGATGTTGGGACAACGGTGACCGCGACGCCAACGGCAGCAGCAACGCCAACAACGTCAACGACAGACCAGTCGAGCGAAGAGTCCTCTGGGAAGAAGCTGCCCGCCGAGGAGAAACCAGAGCAGCAGGAGAAAGCCAAAAGCTCCTCCGCCGAGACGGCTTCGTGCAACGCCGACAGGAGTCCAGCGGCCTCCACGAGCGCGCCCAGCACCCCGAGCCCTGCTGACCACGTCGTCCTCTCCTCGCGCCACAAGTCCGGAGACGACAGCGCCCCGGCGGGAGGGCTCACCGGAAGCCGCGGCGCTCCCGACGACAAGAAAGACGCTCCCGCGGCGACGCTCGCGCTCCCCTCCGGCCGCTGGACGCCGCGGTCCGCCAGCCGCGTGCCCGTCCTGGAGGACGAGCCGCACAGCAAGGACGAGACGCCGCTGGGCACGCTGTCCGACTGGCAGGACTCGCTGGCGCGCCGCTGCATCTGCGTGTCCAACATCGTGCGCAGCCTGTCCTTCGTGCCGGGCAACGACCACGAGATGTCCAAGCACCCCGGCCTGCTGCTGGTCCTGGGCCGCCTCGTCCTGCTGCAGCACTGGCACCCCGAGCGCAAGCAGGCGCCCGTCACCtacgagaaggaggaggaggaggacgaaggcGTGAGCTGCGAGCGCGACGAGTGGTGGTGGGACTGCCTGGAGGCGCTCCGCGAGAACTGCCTGGTGACGCTGGCCAACATCTCGGGCCAGCTGGACCTCTCCGTCTACCCCGAGAGCATCTGCCTGCCGCTGCTGGACGGGCTGCTCCACTGGGCCGTGTGCCCGTCGGCCGAGGCCATGGACCCGTTCCCGTCGCTGGGCCTGGGCGGGGAGCTGTCGCCGCAGCGGCTGGTCCTGGAGACGCTCAGCAAGCTGAGCATCCAGGACAACAACGTGGACCTGATCCTGGCCACCCCGCCGTTCGGCCGCCTGGAGAAGCTCTTCGGGACGCTGGTGCGGCTGGTGGGCGAGCGCAAGGTGCCCGTGTGCCGCGAGATGGCGGTGGTGCTGCTGGCCAACCTGGCGCAGGGCGACAGCATGGCGGCGCGCGCCATCGCCGTGCAGAAGGCCAGCGTGGGCAACCTGCTGGGCTTCCTGGAGGACAGCCTGGCCGCAACGCAGTTCCAGCAGAGCCAGGGGGCGCTGGTGCAGCACATGCAGGCCCACTTGGAGCCCACCAGCGTGGACATGATGCGGCGGGCGGCCCGGGCGCTGCACGCTCTCGCCCGCGTAGACGAGAACCACTCGGAGTTCACACTGTACGAGTCGCGGCTGCTGGACATCTCCGTGTCGCCGCTCATGAACTCGCTGGTATCGCACGTCATCTGCGATGTCCTGTTCCTTGTCGGCCAGTCGTGACGGCTGGGGGTTTAAACGCCTTTTCTGCCTCAGACGCCTCCTGCTcccgccaccccccacccccacccccaccccaaagcTCCACCTTCTCCGTaggattatttttgtttttggtttacCTTCTGCCACCTGTGTGTCTGCtcgagtgagtgaatgaatggagAAAACAGCAGAAAATGACTgtcgtattttttttttttgttcccgtTTTTTATTTATGCAAAGTCACCTCGGATTCCACTGACCTATCCCTGAACCCCTCATCCCACCTGTCTCACTGATTTTTGGCCTCTCTAAAGGAGCAATTTCATGAAGTAGTTGTGGATTTCCAAATTgcttcccaacacacacacccctcccctccattcTTAAAAGGAGAGACTGTAAAGTCAAAACGACCTAAACAAGACCCACCCCAGCTTGGACGAGTGTACTGCCCTTTGAGAAGTACTGACATTTTTatataaagagagaaaagaaaaactagATTTAACAAAATTCAACAAAAATGctcaaaaaaaaacctgaaacaAAAACCAACACAAAAACTGTAACCAAAGTTGCCGTCTTGTTTACAGTGAGtctgggaggggggaggggtgatTGATTCTCCTCAAAGGCAGGGGCAACTATGGGGCAGGGGGCAACGGGACTGGACAGAGGGGGGTATTGGAGCGCAGGGGTTTTTCTTTTCCGGTTCTGGTGCGGAGCCTGGACTGACTCGCAGAACCCTCCTGTGAGCAAACGTTGCTGTAAGAAGAACTCCCCTGCGTCGGGCCGCTTGGGGCGCCAGGCCGTCGCCTGGGAAACGGGACGTGTGAACAGATGTGTACACGGGGAGACTTGTGCAGTAGCTTGTAGGacgttttattttctttctttctttctttttttttcgtactgtacaccttaaaaaaaaagaaagaaacgagAAAAAAACTGgtaacatactgtaataatactgTTTCACACTGAGATACGCTGGCTTGGCagcaaaagaagaagaaaaagaaaaaaaaaagaatcctgtAGTTTTTAAAAACTGATTTTAGTTgatgtcgagagagagagagattgaaaaaaAGGCTTTTCCCCCAAAGTGTCGTGAACCTACAACACCCGtacctcttctctctatccctcgatGACTTGACCCTCAATGAAATCACCTCTTAGGACTGGTCTTTGGCGCTAGATGCAGTCCAGGCTGCAATGTATATAAAACGATGTTGTATATTTGACATCCTTTTTGCTCTACTTCCTCACATCTCTGGCACGCTCTTCTTATGCACCACTTCATCTTgattcatttcttttctttgtttttgttcatcattcattctttttttttctgttttttttgaaCGAATAAAAAGGCTTAACTCAAAACAAGTCCCACTTTCCTCCCCTATGTCGTCATTGCGTATTGCCATGTGATCTTTCTAACGCTTCCTGTGTCAGGCCTATGGTGATAGTGTTGGtcgtggtgatggtggggggggaggaggaggaggagaggtagggGTAGGGGGGTTGTACAGCTGCTGTTCATTGCAACCCCCAAAACCTGCTagccacccccccgccccccctcccaaaaaaaGCAGATCAAGTTATCAAGTTTTGACTCGTCGCCAGGGCAAAGGCGTGTGGAGCAGGATATCAGCTAGTTCACCACTGCAGGAGTCAGACCTCTCCATTGGGTGGAGAGGTCCGATCGAATGATTTTatttactcccccccccccccccccccccccctgtgacATGGATTACGCATATTTGTATTTCAGACAATGTAGCTAAAACCTTGATGtaaattcctttttttttgtttttgttttctttttttggggcTTAATGAATATCATTTATTCAGTATGAAATCTTTATACTATATGTTCCACGTGTTAAGAATAAATGTACATTAAATCTTGGTAAGACGCTTTGTGatgaatttatttattaaatgaCGTAGTTTCACTTTTGATTTTTGGGACCTTACAACTGATTTGTGTTTTCTTCCAGTAACCAATGTTTGCGAGATGGAGGTAGTTGCCCTATTGGCATTGTATGCATGGAGAGTTGCTACAGTACAAACTCTCCTGTGTTTGGATGAGACTGCATTTaggcgtgtggtgtgtggtatGGCTGCATTTATATATATGGAATAGCTAGGCCTATGTCTTTTGTAAAGGTGTTTAAAAGAATATAACACTGAGGGTGTTGGGGATGATAGTGTTGGTGCTGGCTGCGACATATGAAGAGATGGAGTGTTTTGGAAATGTTTGAGACTCGACAGAATGATGCACACAACATTGGAATTAGTATTAGAAGGATGTTTAAGCGCAAtttcaaaaagattgttttaaaAAGATAAAGGGTCATCAACTAATCCAAAACCACGACGTTAGACTGATTCTGCTTTGTATTCCTGATGTGATGtaaattcatttgattttgaaaacatcCTGCTTATTAATGCTTACAGGTCAGATGAGATTTTTATTTGACATTGAACATAAAACCAAATTATCTCTGGTATTGCAGCTctggaaggggaaaaaacacaccaaCTCTAAAAGTTGTTGGGACGGATTAACATGATCACAGCTGTTACCGCGCTTTTAAATTCCGGTGGGACACGCCCATCTGTCTGGCACGGGGATGCAGACGCGATGACCAGAGCGCGCAGCTCCACAAAGTCAAATCACATATCGACATGCTGCCGCAGTATTCTACAGCGTAAA carries:
- the arid1ab gene encoding AT-rich interactive domain-containing protein 1A isoform X6, producing MDQVGKIRGQHYSSANPYAQGQGPPTGPSQGPQYPGQAYGPPGAQRYPLGMQGRTPAGMGSMQYGQQMGGYGQHGPHGPHGPGPYSHQGQAAGYYGQQGPPSHGPQQQQSPYPQTPHGSGPPGQPPYSQQQQQPQQQQQQQPPSAAHGPHGPQGGPYSQAQGPMQGPPQGQPPFPHGHPHGHGPHPHPHSQPPQAQAGHPPGHPQFGQSQPQPQPQPQGPGAQPNPQGPQSQQPNYPQQQPGPGPTPQQQQQPQQTQQQQQQQQQQQQQQQQQQQQQQQQQQTASQQQQPQPQPQGPPQPQQQQQQQQPPQSQQQTPGPPQQSQQPPGQGHGHGPGSQGQPSPYSQTPPLQQQQSPFQRFVPPSQELSQDSFSSQSSAPPSSQPLAPSKGGAEDSMQGRPSSLPDLSGSIDDLPTGTEGALSPGVSTSGVSSSQGEQSNPAQSPFSPHTSPHLPGIRGPSPSPSGSPASASASRSGPLSPAAVPGNQMPPRPPSVQSDGMLHSSMNQPPMGQDRVYMRNPQMPPYGSPQSGSALSPRQSSGGQMHAGMGPYPQNNSMGNYGPQGGQYGPQGYPRGPAGYAGMPNANYAGPGMGGSMNPMAAQGGGGPYGGMHPGRMGPGQMGARPYGPGMGPNMAGMPPQVPSGMGPPHGMNRKPQDAPGAAMHHGPPTNSIHRPPGYPQGMPQGMMGPGSPYSAPLNSMQGMMNQGGPYPMGGNMANNTPGMAPSPEFGMDVKMNQAPKMNNKVDGTPKTESKKVSYNEVDATPKTKPKKKSNSSTTTNEKITRLYELGPEPERKMWVDRYLAFSEEKALGMTNLPAVGRKPLDLYRLYVSVKEIGGLTQVNKNKKWRELATALNVGTSSSAASSLKKQYIQCLYAFECKIERGEDPPPDIFTDNKKNQPKIQPPSPAGSGSLQGPQTPQSTSSSMAEGGDLKPPTPASTPHPQMPPMPGVRSSVNLQDPFADGGDPAFPRRNSMTPNSGFQPGMGGPGMGMGPYEPNKDPFGGMRKAGEQFMGPNQGPNTPMGEQFNRGPPGPMGNMPMAQRQQYPYGPGYDRRPEAGMGPDGAMGPGSAQPNMIPPNADTGMYSPNRPPHQQRHDSYGNQYPGQGPPPGGPYPNQQPGMYPQQQPNYKRPVDGGYGPPAKRHEGEMYNVPFSGGQQQQPPQGPPQGPPNAPQSQQEMFNQYNQFPGSERRPGGPQNQFPFPFGRERGPPTGGSSGGGGGGGPNAQPSMPPQMMSSGPDGPQGAMWQGRNDMSYPNYPNRQGPPGMPGQGPGYHGMNRSEDMMPSEQRMNHEGQWPPHMSQRQPPYGPGGAGPPVSRSLQPSFQNQNHIPQVSSPAPMPRPMESRTSPGKSPYMHPGPASMKIQKAGPPVPASHIAQPPAQPPLIRRDVAFPPGSIEATQPVLKPRRRLTTKDIGTPEAWRVMMSLKSGLLAESTWALDTINILLYDDNSITTFNLCQLPGFLELVVEYFRHCLIEIFGILKEYEVGDPGQRTLIDPNAADPDLSDNELEDMEDLDEDEEEEEDDVREEKSSAADVTSTEVEVKQEKDESENDDAHEKKEEIETPSLPSSTSSSSSKEPRASSPSAQDGNTTQERPKQASKFDKRPIKVVRKRNPFAASRASKLGHRQSFDSGLLHWSAGGGDTTDHIQTHFEIRSDPLASRKRPNACAGQKRKRVTENDVGTTVTATPTAAATPTTSTTDQSSEESSGKKLPAEEKPEQQEKAKSSSAETASCNADRSPAASTSAPSTPSPADHVVLSSRHKSGDDSAPAGGLTGSRGAPDDKKDAPAATLALPSGRWTPRSASRVPVLEDEPHSKDETPLGTLSDWQDSLARRCICVSNIVRSLSFVPGNDHEMSKHPGLLLVLGRLVLLQHWHPERKQAPVTYEKEEEEDEGVSCERDEWWWDCLEALRENCLVTLANISGQLDLSVYPESICLPLLDGLLHWAVCPSAEAMDPFPSLGLGGELSPQRLVLETLSKLSIQDNNVDLILATPPFGRLEKLFGTLVRLVGERKVPVCREMAVVLLANLAQGDSMAARAIAVQKASVGNLLGFLEDSLAATQFQQSQGALVQHMQAHLEPTSVDMMRRAARALHALARVDENHSEFTLYESRLLDISVSPLMNSLVSHVICDVLFLVGQS